From a single Streptomyces liliifuscus genomic region:
- a CDS encoding HAD family hydrolase produces MTIRAVVWDVDDTIFDYTTADRAGMRGHLAAEGLLDGYASVEQALGHWRDLTDQQWARYAAGEVDWEQGRRDRVRAFLGKPLTDPEAEDWFLRYLGHYEAAWALFPDVLPVLDTLAGSHRHAVLSNSSIRVQDHKLRVLGVRDRFESVLCAAELGVSKPAAEAFHAACEALELPPHQVAYVGDHPEIDGQGAADAGMFSVWIDRGGVRAVTAPDPDAAPGGVPDRLTGLRRIASLAELPAILRPHTRFGAPSTFR; encoded by the coding sequence ATGACGATCAGAGCCGTGGTCTGGGACGTGGACGACACGATCTTCGACTACACCACGGCCGACCGGGCCGGTATGCGCGGACATCTCGCGGCCGAGGGCCTGCTCGACGGGTACGCCTCCGTCGAGCAGGCCCTCGGCCACTGGCGCGACCTCACCGACCAGCAGTGGGCGAGGTACGCGGCGGGGGAGGTGGACTGGGAGCAGGGCCGCCGGGACCGGGTACGGGCCTTTCTCGGCAAGCCCCTCACCGACCCGGAGGCGGAGGACTGGTTCCTCCGGTATCTCGGGCACTACGAGGCGGCCTGGGCGCTGTTCCCGGACGTCCTGCCCGTCCTCGACACCCTGGCCGGCAGCCACCGCCACGCCGTGCTGTCCAACTCCAGCATCCGGGTCCAGGACCACAAGCTGCGGGTTCTCGGCGTACGGGACCGATTCGAGTCCGTGCTCTGCGCGGCCGAGCTCGGTGTCTCGAAGCCCGCGGCGGAGGCGTTCCACGCGGCCTGCGAGGCCCTGGAGCTGCCGCCGCACCAGGTCGCGTACGTCGGGGACCACCCGGAGATCGACGGACAGGGCGCGGCCGACGCGGGAATGTTCTCGGTCTGGATCGACCGCGGGGGAGTGAGGGCCGTCACGGCCCCGGACCCCGACGCCGCACCGGGCGGGGTGCCGGATCGGCTCACCGGCCTGCGCCGGATCGCCTCGCTGGCCGAACTCCCCGCGATCCTCCGGCCCCATACCCGTTTTGGAGCGCCGTCCACCTTCAGGTAA
- a CDS encoding FlgD immunoglobulin-like domain containing protein gives MTRSRRLVGIAVSGAMALSGAVLTAPAEAAPNADTPVATTQLNYTKPTEVRFRWAGASGFQYEIGWLANPHWSDFPGVTPPQHAGPDDLATGTDVVISSRSGSTVAQEHRSTGVTATVTIPAGQTYKAMSGWSVLTQDADGALHVLRAAAGGTTTDLPVTGLPPGAQPTGTYVTGGSVRRLAVAYTLEGATSVGLVDLADGTFRTYVAGVGAEPVITFNDRWVVVNRKAIRVDSAPGTEPATVTFPYNALGVVGDQILSGNPEFTSSDADLALTAVSLVTGARRTVLDHADGAYQVTADGGLLADAGKSSSDRHVYRVLPTADGDVSAQPVFTVPPGRAAVDGLMLAGGELLMFGNATSVGWDAAYAVPLDASGKPTGPQVRRSPYVDSSPCLGGDAACPQLEALGDGRFAYLFTGTDGKESVHVAGLGTDTYSAEPTGSAGGRIGTGTGRYVLYNGGTPATQKVADFPRGADGETALDRTRSAAAIWGQRLWTPGTTQGSVVAYDLKAKRNVATVNTGAPCTPSEIQAVNTWLYWSCGSAGPAGVHDRATGRNITVPAGPSRLADGYLVREDRTTHQLLLTDFHTGTATTRTAAVLPTADQNTGGNTGRWAVDRFGGNVAYLTAQGQVALVTAGVPTSPLAQMEAQTDAAAGPTTQDPWQPVWQLSKPSTWTLTLTNASGNVVRNLTGDSRAAAVRASWDGKWGDGNRVAGTYTWRLTAKARDGQGPDLALTGTTTVN, from the coding sequence GTGACCCGTTCACGAAGACTTGTGGGAATCGCCGTAAGTGGGGCGATGGCGTTGTCGGGGGCCGTGCTGACCGCACCGGCCGAGGCCGCGCCGAATGCCGACACCCCGGTCGCCACCACGCAGTTGAACTACACCAAGCCGACCGAGGTCCGGTTCAGGTGGGCGGGGGCCTCCGGATTCCAGTACGAGATCGGGTGGCTCGCCAACCCCCATTGGTCCGACTTCCCGGGCGTCACGCCGCCGCAGCACGCGGGCCCGGACGACCTGGCCACCGGCACCGACGTCGTGATCAGCAGCAGGTCGGGCAGCACCGTCGCCCAGGAGCACCGCTCCACCGGCGTGACCGCCACCGTCACGATCCCGGCGGGTCAGACGTACAAGGCCATGTCGGGCTGGAGCGTGCTCACCCAGGACGCCGACGGCGCCCTGCACGTCCTGCGCGCCGCCGCCGGCGGCACGACCACCGACCTCCCGGTCACCGGCCTGCCGCCCGGCGCCCAGCCCACCGGCACGTATGTGACCGGCGGCTCGGTCCGCCGCCTCGCCGTCGCCTACACCCTGGAGGGCGCTACCTCCGTGGGTCTCGTCGACCTCGCGGACGGCACATTCCGTACGTACGTCGCAGGCGTCGGCGCCGAACCGGTGATCACCTTCAACGACCGCTGGGTCGTGGTGAACAGGAAGGCGATCCGGGTGGACTCGGCGCCCGGCACCGAACCCGCCACGGTCACCTTCCCCTACAACGCCCTCGGGGTCGTGGGCGACCAGATCCTCAGCGGCAACCCCGAGTTCACCTCCTCGGACGCCGATCTGGCGCTCACCGCCGTCTCGCTCGTCACCGGGGCCAGGCGCACGGTCCTGGACCACGCGGACGGGGCGTACCAGGTGACCGCGGACGGCGGCCTGCTCGCCGACGCCGGCAAGTCGAGCAGCGACCGGCACGTGTACCGCGTCCTGCCCACCGCCGACGGGGACGTCTCGGCCCAGCCGGTGTTCACCGTGCCGCCCGGTCGCGCCGCGGTGGACGGACTGATGCTCGCCGGCGGCGAACTGCTGATGTTCGGCAACGCGACCAGCGTCGGCTGGGACGCCGCGTACGCCGTTCCGCTGGACGCCTCGGGGAAGCCCACCGGCCCGCAGGTCCGCCGCAGCCCGTACGTCGACTCGTCGCCCTGCCTCGGCGGCGACGCCGCCTGCCCCCAGCTGGAGGCCCTCGGCGACGGCCGCTTCGCCTACCTGTTCACCGGCACGGACGGCAAGGAGTCCGTGCACGTCGCCGGGCTCGGCACCGACACCTACAGCGCCGAACCCACCGGCTCCGCCGGCGGTCGCATCGGCACCGGCACCGGCCGTTACGTCCTCTACAACGGCGGAACCCCCGCCACCCAGAAGGTCGCCGACTTCCCCCGCGGAGCCGACGGGGAGACCGCCCTCGACCGCACCCGCAGCGCCGCCGCGATCTGGGGCCAGCGCCTGTGGACCCCCGGCACCACCCAGGGCAGCGTCGTCGCGTACGACCTCAAGGCCAAGCGGAACGTCGCCACCGTGAACACCGGCGCCCCCTGCACCCCCAGCGAGATCCAGGCCGTCAACACCTGGCTCTACTGGAGCTGCGGCAGCGCCGGACCCGCCGGTGTCCACGACCGGGCCACGGGCCGGAACATCACGGTCCCGGCCGGCCCGTCCCGGCTCGCCGACGGCTACCTCGTCCGGGAGGACCGCACCACCCACCAACTGCTGCTCACGGACTTCCACACCGGTACGGCGACCACCCGGACCGCGGCCGTGCTGCCCACCGCGGACCAGAACACCGGCGGCAACACCGGCCGCTGGGCCGTCGACCGCTTCGGCGGCAACGTCGCCTACCTCACCGCCCAGGGCCAGGTTGCGCTCGTCACCGCGGGCGTCCCCACCTCGCCGCTCGCGCAGATGGAGGCCCAGACCGACGCCGCCGCGGGCCCCACGACCCAGGACCCCTGGCAGCCCGTCTGGCAGTTGAGCAAGCCCTCGACGTGGACCCTGACCCTGACCAACGCGAGCGGCAACGTCGTGCGCAACCTCACCGGCGATTCCAGGGCCGCCGCAGTCCGCGCCTCCTGGGACGGCAAGTGGGGCGACGGCAACCGGGTCGCGGGAACGTACACATGGCGCCTGACCGCCAAGGCCCGCGACGGCCAGGGCCCCGACCTGGCCCTGACCGGCACGACCACGGTCAACTGA
- the cofC gene encoding 2-phospho-L-lactate guanylyltransferase: protein MQWTLVIPLKALSRAKSRLSDTAADGLRPGLALAFAQDTVAAALACPAVGDVAVVTGDVLAGRELAALGARIVPDEPGGGLNAALTHAASVVRARSPQSPLAALNADLPALRPLELARVLDAAAEFPRAFLPDAAGIGTTLLAASPNRELLPAFGPDSRSRHRTSGAAELLLPDVSSVRQDVDTGADLRAALTLGVGPRTAAVVERLNAA from the coding sequence GTGCAGTGGACCTTGGTCATACCCCTGAAAGCCCTGTCGCGGGCGAAGAGCAGGCTCTCGGACACCGCGGCCGACGGCCTGCGCCCGGGGCTCGCCCTGGCGTTCGCGCAGGACACGGTGGCCGCGGCGCTGGCCTGCCCGGCGGTCGGGGATGTGGCCGTAGTCACGGGTGATGTGCTGGCCGGACGCGAGCTGGCCGCCCTGGGCGCCCGCATCGTCCCGGACGAGCCCGGGGGCGGCCTGAACGCCGCTCTGACGCACGCCGCCTCGGTCGTACGCGCCAGAAGCCCGCAAAGCCCGCTGGCGGCCCTGAACGCCGATCTGCCCGCACTGCGCCCTCTTGAATTGGCCCGGGTCCTCGACGCGGCCGCCGAATTCCCCCGCGCTTTCCTTCCTGACGCCGCCGGAATCGGTACCACTCTCCTGGCCGCGTCCCCGAACCGTGAATTGCTTCCCGCATTCGGCCCCGATTCCCGCTCCCGCCACCGCACCTCGGGCGCCGCGGAACTCCTCCTGCCAGACGTATCCTCCGTACGCCAGGACGTGGACACGGGCGCGGACCTCCGAGCGGCATTGACACTTGGAGTGGGCCCGCGCACTGCGGCGGTGGTCGAGCGCCTCAATGCCGCGTAA
- the gltX gene encoding glutamate--tRNA ligase, whose amino-acid sequence MANATVRVRFCPSPTGNPHVGLVRTALFNWAFARHNEGTLVFRIEDTDAARDSEESYGQLLDSMRWLGFDWDEGPEVGGPHEPYRQSQRMDIYRDVAAKLLEAGRAYHCYCSTEELDARRDAARAAGKPSGYDGHCRELTAEQKAAYEAEGRAPIVRFRMPDETITFRDLVRGEITYLPENVPDYGIVRANGAPLYTLVNPVDDALMEITHVLRGEDLLSSTPRQIALYKALAELGVAKSVPAFGHLPYVMGEGNKKLSKRDPSSSLNLYRERGFLPEGLLNYLSLLGWSLSADQDIFSMDEMVAAFDVTDVNPNPARFDLKKAEAINADHIRLLDVKDFAERCAPWLKAPFAPWAPEDFDQAQWDAIAPHAQTRLKVLSEITDNVDFLFLPEPAFDEASWTKAMKEGSDALLRTAREKLDAADWTSPDSLKEAVLAAGEEHGLKLGKAQAPVRVAVTGRTIGLPLFESLEILGKEKTLARIDAALAKLTA is encoded by the coding sequence GTGGCTAACGCGACCGTCCGCGTACGTTTCTGTCCGTCCCCGACCGGCAACCCCCACGTGGGCCTGGTCCGCACCGCCCTGTTCAACTGGGCGTTCGCCCGGCACAACGAGGGCACCCTGGTCTTCCGCATCGAGGACACCGACGCGGCCCGCGACTCCGAGGAGTCGTACGGCCAGCTGCTCGACTCGATGCGCTGGCTGGGCTTCGACTGGGACGAGGGCCCCGAGGTCGGCGGCCCGCACGAGCCGTACCGCCAGTCGCAGCGGATGGACATCTACCGCGATGTGGCGGCCAAGCTCCTGGAGGCGGGCCGCGCCTATCACTGCTACTGCTCCACGGAGGAGCTGGACGCCCGCCGCGACGCCGCCCGCGCCGCCGGCAAGCCGTCCGGCTACGACGGCCACTGCCGCGAGCTGACCGCCGAGCAGAAGGCCGCGTACGAGGCCGAGGGCCGCGCCCCCATCGTCCGCTTCCGCATGCCCGACGAGACGATCACCTTCAGGGACCTGGTCCGCGGCGAGATCACGTACCTCCCGGAGAACGTCCCGGACTACGGGATCGTACGAGCCAACGGAGCCCCGCTCTACACGCTCGTGAACCCCGTCGACGACGCCCTGATGGAGATCACCCACGTCCTGCGCGGCGAGGACCTGCTCTCCTCCACCCCGCGCCAGATCGCCCTCTACAAGGCGCTCGCCGAGCTGGGCGTCGCCAAGTCGGTGCCCGCCTTCGGGCACCTGCCGTACGTGATGGGCGAGGGCAACAAGAAGCTCTCCAAGCGCGACCCGTCGTCCTCGCTGAACCTCTACAGGGAGCGCGGTTTCCTCCCGGAGGGCCTGCTCAACTACCTCTCCCTGCTCGGCTGGTCGCTCTCCGCCGACCAGGACATCTTCTCGATGGACGAGATGGTCGCGGCCTTCGACGTCACGGACGTGAACCCGAACCCGGCCCGCTTCGACCTCAAGAAGGCCGAGGCGATCAACGCCGACCACATCCGCCTGCTCGACGTGAAGGACTTCGCCGAGCGCTGCGCCCCCTGGCTGAAGGCCCCCTTCGCGCCCTGGGCGCCCGAGGACTTCGACCAGGCCCAGTGGGACGCGATCGCCCCGCACGCCCAGACCCGCCTCAAGGTCCTCTCCGAGATCACGGACAACGTCGACTTCCTGTTCCTGCCGGAGCCGGCCTTCGACGAGGCGTCCTGGACGAAGGCCATGAAGGAGGGCAGCGACGCGCTGCTCCGTACGGCCCGCGAGAAGCTGGACGCGGCCGACTGGACCTCGCCCGACTCCCTCAAGGAGGCCGTCCTGGCCGCCGGCGAGGAGCACGGCCTCAAGCTCGGCAAGGCGCAGGCCCCGGTCCGCGTCGCCGTCACGGGCCGCACGATCGGCCTGCCGCTCTTCGAGTCCCTGGAGATCCTGGGCAAGGAGAAGACGCTGGCCCGTATCGACGCGGCGCTGGCGAAGCTGACCGCCTAG
- a CDS encoding SCO5555 family protein, protein MEHDGQLELYAAVASQLKEAHTRVRALQVPEGVRMALTRKLLVITAVAKHDLADATRRLERFTTDLDEDRIPEEER, encoded by the coding sequence ATGGAACACGACGGCCAACTCGAGCTCTATGCGGCAGTCGCGTCCCAACTCAAGGAAGCGCACACAAGGGTGCGCGCACTGCAAGTCCCGGAGGGCGTACGGATGGCGCTGACCCGGAAGCTGCTGGTCATTACGGCCGTGGCCAAGCACGATCTCGCCGATGCGACAAGGCGGCTGGAGCGGTTCACGACGGACCTCGACGAGGACCGAATCCCCGAAGAGGAACGCTGA
- the ndgR gene encoding IclR family transcriptional regulator NdgR translates to MDNSSGVGVLDKAALVLSALESGPATLAGLVAATGLARPTAHRLAVALEHHRMVARDMQGRFILGPRLAELAAAAGEDRLLATAGPVLTHLRDVTGESAQLYRRQGDMRICVAAAERLSGLRDTVPVGSTLTMKAGSSAQILMAWEEPERLHRGLQGARFTATALSGVRRRGWAQSIGEREPGVASVSAPVRGPSNRVVAAVSVSGPIERLTRHPGRMHAQAIIDAATRLSEALRRTG, encoded by the coding sequence ATGGACAACAGTAGCGGCGTCGGCGTTCTGGACAAGGCAGCCCTTGTCCTGAGCGCCCTGGAGTCCGGTCCGGCCACCCTCGCAGGGCTGGTCGCGGCAACCGGGCTGGCACGACCCACGGCACATCGCCTCGCCGTGGCACTTGAACACCACCGGATGGTGGCGCGCGACATGCAGGGCCGCTTCATTCTCGGCCCCCGCCTCGCCGAGCTGGCCGCGGCCGCGGGCGAGGACCGCCTCCTCGCGACGGCGGGCCCGGTGCTCACCCACCTCCGCGATGTCACGGGCGAGAGCGCGCAGCTCTACCGCCGCCAGGGCGACATGCGCATCTGCGTCGCCGCGGCGGAGCGCCTGTCGGGCCTCAGGGACACGGTCCCGGTCGGCTCGACGCTCACCATGAAGGCGGGCTCCTCGGCCCAGATCCTGATGGCCTGGGAGGAGCCGGAGCGTCTGCACCGCGGCCTCCAGGGCGCCCGCTTCACGGCGACGGCCCTCTCGGGTGTACGGCGCCGGGGCTGGGCGCAGTCGATCGGCGAGCGCGAGCCGGGCGTCGCGTCCGTCTCGGCCCCGGTGCGCGGGCCGTCGAACCGCGTGGTCGCCGCCGTCTCGGTCTCCGGTCCGATCGAGCGCCTCACGCGTCACCCCGGCCGGATGCACGCCCAGGCGATCATCGACGCGGCCACCCGCCTCTCGGAGGCCCTGCGCCGCACCGGCTGA
- the leuD gene encoding 3-isopropylmalate dehydratase small subunit: MEAFTTHTGRAVPLRRSNVDTDQIIPAHWLKKVTRDGFEDGLFEAWRKDPSFVLNQPERTGATVLIAGPDFGTGSSREHAVWALQNYGFKAVISSRFADIFRGNSLKNGLLTVVLEQKIVDALQELTEKDPKAPVTVDLEAREVRAEGITAPFELDENARWRLLNGLDDISITLQNEADISAYESKRPSHKPRTVQV; encoded by the coding sequence ATGGAAGCATTCACCACGCACACCGGCCGGGCCGTCCCGCTGCGCCGCAGCAACGTCGACACCGACCAGATCATCCCTGCTCACTGGCTCAAGAAGGTGACCAGGGACGGTTTTGAGGACGGGCTCTTCGAGGCCTGGCGCAAGGACCCGTCCTTCGTCCTCAACCAGCCCGAGCGCACGGGCGCCACGGTCCTGATCGCCGGACCCGACTTCGGTACGGGCTCCTCGCGCGAGCACGCCGTCTGGGCGCTGCAGAACTACGGCTTCAAGGCCGTCATCTCGTCCCGTTTCGCGGACATCTTCCGTGGCAACTCGCTCAAGAACGGCCTGCTCACAGTGGTTCTGGAGCAGAAGATCGTGGACGCGCTGCAGGAGCTCACCGAGAAGGACCCAAAGGCCCCGGTCACGGTCGACCTGGAGGCCCGTGAGGTGCGCGCCGAGGGCATCACGGCCCCCTTCGAGCTCGACGAGAACGCCCGCTGGCGGCTGCTGAACGGGCTGGACGACATCTCCATCACCCTGCAGAACGAGGCGGACATCTCCGCGTACGAGTCCAAGCGGCCCTCCCACAAGCCGCGGACCGTTCAGGTGTGA
- a CDS encoding NAD(P)H-dependent glycerol-3-phosphate dehydrogenase: MTTSGKPVKAAVFGTGSWGTAFGMVLADAGCDVTLWGRRAELAEAVNSTHTNPDYLPGIELPENLRATTDAAEAAHDADFTVLAVPSQTLRGNLADWAPLLAPGTVLVSLMKGVELGSAMRMSEVIEDVAKVGADRIAVVTGPNLAREIAARMPAAAVVACSDEAVAQRLQAACHTPYFRPYTNTDVVGCELGGAVKNVIGLAVGIADGMGLGDNAKGSLITRGLAETTRLGLAMGADPLTFSGLAGLGDLVATCSSPLSRNHTFGTNLGKGMTLQETIAVTKQTAEGVKSCESVLDLARRHGVDMPITETVVDIVHDGKPPVVALKEMMSRSAKPERR; the protein is encoded by the coding sequence GTGACGACATCCGGCAAGCCCGTCAAGGCGGCCGTCTTCGGGACCGGATCGTGGGGCACGGCCTTCGGCATGGTGCTCGCCGACGCCGGGTGCGACGTGACGCTGTGGGGACGGCGGGCCGAGCTCGCCGAAGCGGTCAACTCCACCCATACGAACCCCGACTACCTCCCGGGCATCGAACTCCCGGAGAACCTGCGGGCCACCACGGACGCCGCCGAGGCAGCCCACGACGCCGACTTCACGGTGCTCGCGGTGCCCTCCCAGACGCTGCGCGGGAACCTCGCCGACTGGGCGCCGCTGCTCGCACCCGGCACGGTCCTCGTCTCCCTCATGAAGGGCGTCGAACTCGGCTCCGCCATGCGGATGAGCGAGGTGATCGAGGACGTCGCGAAGGTCGGCGCCGACCGGATCGCCGTGGTCACCGGGCCCAACCTCGCCCGTGAGATCGCCGCCCGCATGCCGGCCGCCGCGGTGGTCGCGTGCAGCGACGAGGCGGTGGCCCAGCGGCTCCAGGCCGCCTGCCACACGCCGTACTTCCGCCCCTACACCAACACCGACGTGGTCGGCTGCGAACTGGGCGGCGCCGTCAAGAACGTCATCGGTCTCGCCGTCGGCATCGCGGACGGCATGGGGCTCGGCGACAACGCCAAGGGGTCCCTCATCACACGGGGGTTGGCGGAGACGACCCGGCTCGGTCTCGCCATGGGCGCCGACCCGCTGACGTTCTCCGGGCTCGCGGGCCTCGGCGACCTGGTGGCGACCTGCTCCTCGCCGCTCTCGCGCAACCACACCTTCGGCACCAACCTCGGCAAGGGCATGACCCTCCAGGAGACCATCGCGGTCACCAAGCAGACCGCCGAGGGCGTCAAGTCCTGTGAATCCGTACTGGACTTGGCGCGCAGGCACGGCGTCGACATGCCCATCACGGAGACCGTCGTCGACATCGTCCACGACGGCAAGCCCCCGGTCGTCGCCCTCAAGGAAATGATGTCGCGCAGCGCCAAGCCCGAACGACGCTGA
- a CDS encoding HU family DNA-binding protein, translating to MNKAQLVEAIADKVGGRQQAAEAVDAVLDAIVRAVVSGDRVSVTGFGSFEKVDRPARYARNPQTGERVRVKKTSVPRFRAGQGFKDLVSGSKKLPRGGEVAVKKAPKGSLSGGASATVKKAAAKKATAKKTAAKKTTAKRTVAKKTTAKKTTATAKKTTAKKTSAAAKKTTAKKTTAKKAAAKKAPAKKAAAKKAPAKKSAARKTTAKKATARR from the coding sequence GTGAACAAGGCGCAGCTCGTAGAAGCGATTGCCGACAAGGTCGGCGGGCGTCAGCAGGCCGCGGAAGCGGTCGACGCCGTACTGGACGCCATCGTGCGTGCAGTTGTCAGCGGGGACCGGGTCTCGGTCACCGGCTTCGGTTCCTTCGAGAAGGTGGACCGTCCGGCCCGTTACGCCCGCAACCCGCAGACCGGGGAGCGCGTTCGGGTCAAGAAGACCTCGGTGCCGCGCTTCCGTGCCGGCCAGGGCTTCAAGGACCTGGTGAGCGGCTCGAAGAAGCTGCCGCGCGGTGGCGAGGTCGCGGTCAAGAAGGCCCCGAAGGGCAGCCTGTCCGGCGGCGCCTCCGCGACGGTCAAGAAGGCCGCCGCCAAGAAGGCCACCGCCAAGAAGACCGCGGCGAAGAAGACCACCGCCAAGAGGACCGTCGCGAAGAAGACGACGGCCAAGAAGACCACGGCGACGGCCAAGAAGACGACCGCCAAGAAGACCTCGGCGGCCGCCAAGAAGACCACGGCCAAGAAGACCACCGCGAAGAAGGCGGCGGCGAAGAAGGCCCCGGCGAAGAAGGCCGCGGCGAAGAAGGCGCCGGCCAAGAAGTCGGCGGCCCGCAAGACCACCGCCAAGAAGGCCACCGCCCGCAGGTAG
- the leuC gene encoding 3-isopropylmalate dehydratase large subunit encodes MGRTLAEKVWDDHVVRRAEGEPDLLFIDLHLLHEVTSPQAFDGLRQAGRPVRRLDLTIATEDHNTPTLDIDKPIADPVSRVQLETLRKNAAEFGVRLHSLGDVEQGVVHVVGPQLGLTQPGTTVVCGDSHTSTHGAFGALAFGIGTSQVEHVLATQTLPLARPKTMAITVEGELPEDVTAKDLILAIITKIGTGGGQGYILEYRGSAIEKLSMEARMTICNMSIEAGARAGMIAPDETTFAYIKGRAHAPEGEDWDAAVAYWKTLKTDEDAEFDAEVVIDGASLAPFVTWGTNPGQGAPLSASVPDPASYEDASERHAAEKALEYMGLEAGQPLRDIKVDTVFVGSCTNGRIEDLRAAASIVEGRKVADGVRMLVVPGSARVGLQAVSEGLDLVFKEAGAEWRHAGCSMCLGMNPDQLAPGERSASTSNRNFEGRQGKGGRTHLVSPQVAAATAVLGHLASPADLNDQSSAARTPAGV; translated from the coding sequence ATGGGTAGGACACTCGCGGAGAAGGTCTGGGACGACCATGTCGTCCGGCGCGCGGAGGGCGAGCCCGACCTTCTCTTCATCGATCTGCACCTGCTGCACGAGGTGACCAGCCCGCAGGCCTTCGACGGTCTCCGCCAGGCGGGGCGCCCCGTGCGCCGTCTCGACCTCACCATCGCGACCGAGGATCACAACACCCCGACCCTCGACATCGACAAGCCCATCGCGGACCCGGTCTCCCGCGTCCAGCTGGAGACGCTGCGCAAGAACGCCGCCGAGTTCGGTGTGCGCCTGCACTCGCTGGGCGATGTCGAGCAGGGTGTCGTGCACGTCGTGGGCCCGCAGCTGGGCCTGACCCAGCCCGGCACCACGGTCGTGTGCGGTGACTCCCACACCTCCACGCACGGCGCCTTCGGCGCGCTGGCGTTCGGCATCGGCACCTCCCAGGTCGAGCATGTGCTGGCAACCCAGACGCTGCCGCTGGCCCGCCCCAAGACCATGGCCATCACGGTCGAAGGCGAACTGCCCGAGGACGTCACGGCCAAGGACCTGATCCTGGCGATCATCACCAAGATCGGTACGGGCGGCGGCCAGGGCTACATCCTGGAGTACCGCGGCTCCGCCATCGAGAAACTCTCGATGGAGGCCCGGATGACCATCTGCAACATGTCGATCGAGGCCGGCGCCCGCGCGGGCATGATCGCCCCCGACGAGACCACCTTCGCGTACATCAAGGGCCGCGCCCACGCCCCCGAGGGCGAGGACTGGGACGCCGCCGTCGCGTACTGGAAGACCCTCAAGACGGACGAGGACGCGGAATTCGACGCCGAGGTCGTCATCGACGGCGCCTCCCTCGCGCCGTTCGTCACCTGGGGCACCAACCCCGGCCAGGGAGCGCCGCTTTCGGCGTCCGTCCCCGATCCTGCTTCGTACGAGGACGCTTCGGAGCGCCACGCCGCCGAAAAGGCCCTGGAATACATGGGGTTGGAGGCCGGACAGCCGCTGCGCGACATCAAGGTCGACACCGTCTTCGTAGGTTCGTGCACCAACGGCCGTATCGAGGACCTGCGCGCGGCCGCCTCGATCGTCGAGGGCCGCAAAGTCGCCGACGGCGTACGGATGCTGGTGGTCCCCGGCTCCGCGCGCGTCGGTCTCCAGGCCGTCTCCGAGGGCCTGGACCTGGTCTTCAAGGAGGCCGGCGCCGAATGGCGGCACGCGGGCTGCTCGATGTGTCTGGGCATGAACCCCGACCAGCTGGCGCCCGGTGAGCGCTCCGCGTCCACCTCCAACCGCAACTTCGAGGGCAGGCAGGGCAAGGGCGGTCGTACGCACCTGGTCTCGCCGCAGGTCGCCGCCGCCACCGCCGTGCTGGGCCATCTGGCCTCTCCCGCCGACCTGAACGACCAGTCGTCTGCCGCCCGCACGCCCGCTGGAGTCTGA
- a CDS encoding lysophospholipid acyltransferase family protein — translation MSRRRIGFWYRFAAVLCKPPLMVLIKRDWRGMENIPAEGGFITAVNHNSHVDPFAYGHFQYNTGRVPRFLAKSGLFKKGFVGAAMRGTGQIPVYRESTDALSAYRAAIEAVERGECVAFYPEATLTRDPDLWPMTGKTGAARVALQTRCPVIPVAQWGANHLLAPYAKKPDFLPRKTHQVLAGPPVDLTRFYDEEMTPELLKEATEVIMAAITAQLELIRGEKAPATPYDPRQVRIEQRRRTRGKEETRVQEEQETAVRKKTAQGNTAPENAVREMTEVEHEKGHGK, via the coding sequence GTGTCCCGCCGCAGAATCGGCTTCTGGTACCGCTTCGCAGCGGTTCTCTGCAAACCGCCGCTGATGGTTCTGATCAAGCGGGACTGGCGCGGAATGGAGAACATTCCTGCCGAGGGCGGATTTATCACCGCGGTGAACCACAATTCCCACGTGGATCCGTTCGCGTACGGGCACTTTCAGTACAACACGGGCCGGGTTCCGCGATTCCTCGCCAAGAGCGGTCTTTTCAAGAAGGGCTTCGTAGGGGCGGCCATGCGCGGGACCGGGCAGATCCCGGTGTACCGCGAGAGCACCGACGCGCTCAGCGCCTACCGCGCCGCGATCGAGGCCGTGGAGCGCGGGGAGTGCGTCGCGTTCTATCCCGAGGCCACCCTGACCCGTGACCCCGACCTGTGGCCGATGACCGGCAAGACGGGTGCCGCGCGGGTGGCGTTGCAGACCAGGTGCCCGGTGATTCCGGTGGCCCAGTGGGGCGCCAACCACCTGCTGGCCCCGTACGCGAAGAAGCCCGACTTCCTGCCGCGCAAGACGCACCAGGTGCTCGCGGGCCCGCCCGTGGATCTCACGCGCTTCTACGACGAGGAGATGACCCCCGAACTCCTCAAGGAGGCGACCGAGGTCATCATGGCGGCGATCACCGCGCAGCTGGAGCTGATCCGCGGCGAGAAGGCGCCCGCGACGCCGTACGACCCGCGCCAGGTGCGCATCGAGCAGCGGCGCAGGACGCGGGGCAAGGAAGAGACGCGAGTGCAGGAAGAGCAGGAAACGGCCGTGCGGAAGAAAACGGCGCAGGGAAACACCGCGCCGGAGAACGCCGTGCGGGAAATGACCGAGGTTGAGCACGAAAAGGGGCACGGCAAGTGA